Below is a window of Williamwhitmania sp. DNA.
CCTCAAATGGAACCGTAGTTTCAACCTCGCCAACCGTTACTACTGGTTCATATAGTGTAACAATGAACGGCTTAACAGCAGGAACAACATACTACGTTAATTCATTTGCTACCAATTCCAAAGGAACCAGCTACGGCGCTGAGAAATCGTTTACAACCACCGGAACAGCTCCAATTTCCTATTGCACCTCACAGGGAAATAGCTCATCCTACGAATGGATTGCCAGCGTTAAGATTGGATCATTTACAAACACCTCAACCGCCGCTGGTTACACCGATTTCACTAGCAAGGTTGTTAACCTTACTGCAGGAACTGCTGCAAGTATTACCTTAACCCCAGGATTTACAAGCACAACCTATGCTGAGTATTGGAAAATTTACGTTGACCTTAATGGTGATGGTGACTTTGACGATGCTGGTGAGCTGGTTTACGATGGTGGTGCAACGAGCAAAACTGCCGTAACAGGAACAATTACAATTCCTTCATCACAAGCCGCCATTACAACCAGAATGCGGGTTAGCATGAAGTATAATGGTTCTCAAACACCTTGCGAAAGCTTCAGCTATGGTGAGGTTGAAGATTACACTGTAACCATTGCTGCCGGTGGAGCACCAACAATTCCTGCTGTCCCAACCGGACTTGCTGCCTCTTCCATTTCAACTACAAGTATGACCATTAGTTGGAGTACCTCAAGTGGAGCAACCTCCTATGACCTACAATTTAGACCATCAGGTGGGAGTTGGACAACCTACAACACTACGACCACTTCGAAGGCAGTTACAGGGTTAACAGCAAATACAACTTATCAATTCCAAGTTAGAGCAAACAATAGTGCCGGTAGCAGCAGCTACTCCGCTGTTGTTTCTGCCAACACCCTTAGCCAAACAGTTTCCTACTGTGCATCAAAGGGTAGCAACGTAACCTACGAGTGGATTGACCTCGTTCAGCTGAACGAAATCAACCGCACTTCTACAAGTGATGGTGGCTACAAAGACATGACAAGCCTAACGGCGAACGTTGGCATTGGAACATCTCAAACCATATACTTCAGCGCTGGATTTAAGAGCACTTCTTACACTGAATACTGGGCCGTATGGATTGATTGGAACCAAAATGGCACCTTTGAGGATAGCGAAAAGATGGTAACCGGCAGCTCATCCAGCAGCAGCACACTCTCGGGTACTTTCACCGTTCCATCCACAGCAACTCTTGGAAAAACAAGAATGCGCGTTACAATGAAGTATAATGCTGCGCCCACTTCTTGCGAGACATTTAGCTATGGTGAGGTTGAAGATTACAGCGTAAACGTTGTTTCAAACGGTGCTAAAAATCTGAACGACAACAACACTATCGCTGAGCAAATTGGCAACGAAACTGCAAATGCAGTGGAAATTTATCCTAACCCAGCAAAATCGTCGATTCATGTAAATATTCGTAGTGCAGAAGGTGCCATAATGGTACGCATTTACGATATGCGCGGTGCCTTGGTTAAGGAAGTTCTCCACCAAGACAATAACGATATCGACATTAGTAACCTTCCTGCTGGTACCTATATTCTACGTGCTGACGAGGAAAAAGAACCGC
It encodes the following:
- a CDS encoding GEVED domain-containing protein, whose amino-acid sequence is MKKITILLAVLFISVSLYAQKGFKNPAAAYCEYLGYKYSVQTDARNGSVGVVTLPNGKTVNAWDFYRGKIGQEYSYAALKGYEIQTETITKDGYTTERPVAVRTERGVEQRIPLDQLMAMFGDNIEFASKGEAKDIFETAKIDPNFKASRSLPTTFDWRSYNGHSYIGSVRDQGSCGDCYAFGATACAEGTYNYATGKYDSNTADFSEGYIAWCLGSMSAYSSHFNGCGGADYDYMELQALCDIGTVNESYFPYSQSTSQTCPSAATNAPKTKFTGWYRVACSDENAIKTAIMTYGVVDAAVYVSTAFQNYTGGVFSDASTSCTGSPCYNTTTNHAISLVGWGTDATKGDYWILRNSWGSSWGESGYMRIAVTSARIACSVCYMTYTSDNTTTPTVSTNSVSSIGNNSAVCGGNITSNGGNTVTASGVVYAKTAGVTTSNGTVVSTSPTVTTGSYSVTMNGLTAGTTYYVNSFATNSKGTSYGAEKSFTTTGTAPISYCTSQGNSSSYEWIASVKIGSFTNTSTAAGYTDFTSKVVNLTAGTAASITLTPGFTSTTYAEYWKIYVDLNGDGDFDDAGELVYDGGATSKTAVTGTITIPSSQAAITTRMRVSMKYNGSQTPCESFSYGEVEDYTVTIAAGGAPTIPAVPTGLAASSISTTSMTISWSTSSGATSYDLQFRPSGGSWTTYNTTTTSKAVTGLTANTTYQFQVRANNSAGSSSYSAVVSANTLSQTVSYCASKGSNVTYEWIDLVQLNEINRTSTSDGGYKDMTSLTANVGIGTSQTIYFSAGFKSTSYTEYWAVWIDWNQNGTFEDSEKMVTGSSSSSSTLSGTFTVPSTATLGKTRMRVTMKYNAAPTSCETFSYGEVEDYSVNVVSNGAKNLNDNNTIAEQIGNETANAVEIYPNPAKSSIHVNIRSAEGAIMVRIYDMRGALVKEVLHQDNNDIDISNLPAGTYILRADEEKEPLTARFVKE